A window of Gallaecimonas kandeliae genomic DNA:
CTCTGCGATCATCAGGCGCTGGACTTCTATTACCTCGGGAGAGCAAACGAAGCTCAGGTAACGTATGCCATAGTCAAGCAATGCCTGTTCAGGCTCTGTCCCTGATGCATCCAGTTGTTCGGCGGCCTGGGTCGTGATGTCGGTGATGAAATCTTCCGCACTCGCCGTCATGCATTCGACGAACAACTCTTCTTTTGAAGGAAAGTGGTTGTAGACCGTTGCCTTTGAACCGCCAAACTCGACGGTGATTTGGGAGACAGAGGTTCTGTCAAATCCTTGGGTCCGGAATAATCGGTAAGCGGCATCTAGGATAGCCTGCCGCTTTGCGTCCCTTTTTTTCATGGTAATTCACACATCAAACCAGACTGTACGGTATAGCCTCTCTTGGTAGTTTGCCAGAGTCAATCCGAGCTGGTGATTTTTGGGCGTCGGCATGTGCCCCCTGCCCTTCTATCCCGCCGGAGCATAGGCTCGTATGAACGTCGTCACAGCCCTATCCGCCGCTTGTCTGATCTCCTGTTCGCCTGGTGCTACTTCCGTTGCCTGAAGCAACAGGGGTTCGAGTATCTCTGCTTCAAGGAGAGCCCTAAGGTGACTGGCGGCAAGCCGGGGATCGTCACGGCGCAAGACGCCAGAGGCCATGAGTTGCTCCAGGAAGACCTCAACGTGCCCACGCAAGGCCGTGAGCTTGGCGAAGAACAGTTTGCCTATGCCTGAACGATCCGCCTCAGCAATAAGCAACCGTTGCACCGCAACCCAGCGGGAGGAGGCGACAAAACTCAGGAAACTGTCGCCGAAATTCCGCAACAGGGCCTCCGGATCTTTTTCCGACTGGTCCAATAGCGCGATGATGCTGGAGATGTAATCCTCCGTGGCCGCCATCATGCATTCGACGAACAACACTTCCTTCGATGGGAAGTGGTTATAGATCGTTGCCTTGGATCCCCCTACCTCGGCGGAGATCTCGGAAACCGATGTCGCGTCAAATCCCTTGTTCCGGAACAGCCGGTAAGCGGTCTCTAAGATGGTTTGCCGCTTGGTGTTCCTCTTCTTCATAAGGCCTCCACAAACTAAACCGTACAGTTCAATTGTCACTTGACAGCGCACCGGGGTCAAGTTTATAAACTGAACCGTTCAGTTTACTTGTGCTTGGCCGATCTTGGCGCCAAGGACGCAACTAAGACAAGGCACCTTTAGCGAGTCCTTATGAATAACATCAGATTCCCACTCTCTTCGGTCAACCGATGCCTTCTATGGGCATGGCTGACAGCAGGTGTTGTCGCCGCCAGTGGCTGTGCCCAGATACCCGACCTCGGCCCGGCCCCCCAATTAAAAGCTGCCGGGCAGTTGGCAACGGTGAAGTCTTTCTCTGCTCCGTTCGCACACTGGCCAGGGGATCACTGGTGGGAAAGTTTTGGTGACACTCAACTCAATGAACTGATTGAAGAAGCCTTGCGGGGCTCCCCTGATCTCGCGCTGGCCCAGGCCAGGTTGCGCAAGGCCGGCGCCGCCGTCCAGGGGGCCGGTGCCCCCCTGCTGCCACAAGTCTCGGCAAATGCTGCCTTCACCCAGGAGAAGCAGAGTTACAACGCCCTCATGCCAAGATCCGCCGTGCCGCAGGGCTGGAACGATTACGGCCAGGCGACGCTGGATCTTACCTGGGAACTGGATTTTTGGGGCAAGAACAGGGCTGCCTTGGCGGCGGCGATCTCGACACAGCAGGCGGCCCAGGCTGAGCTAGCGCAGACCCGCCTGGTCCTCTCCACCAGCATCGCCTCAGCCTATGCCGAACTGGCTCACCTGTTTACCGTCCTCGACACCGCCGAAGCGACGCTCAGCATAAGCACCAAGACGGTGGAGCTGTTTCAACAGCGGCACCAGCAGGGTTTGGAAAACCTGGCGAGCCTGAAGCAGGTAGAGGCGCGCCAGTCGGCCGCCCAGGCAGCTTTACTCCTCGCAAAGGAGAGGGTCGCGCTGCAAAGAAACGCCATAGCGGCCTTGTTGGGCGCAGGCCCTGATCGTGGCCTTGCCATCACGCGTCCTACTGCCCGCCTCACTGATCCCAAGGGCCTGCCCGCTAATCTGGCATTGGAGCTCATAGGTCGTCGCCCCGATATCGTCGCGGCGCGGCGGCTTACCGAGGCGGCTGCCAAGCGCATCGACCAGCAAAAGGCGGGCTTCTACCCCAGTGTGAACCTGGTGGCTTTCGCCGGCTATCAATCACTTGGCATCGACAACCTGACCAAATCGGGTTCCGACATCGGCGCCGTAGGTCCGGCGATATCGCTGCCCATCTTCAATACCGCACGGCTGCAAGGGCAGCTGCGCGGTGCCCGTGCCGATTACGACGCCGCCGTAGCCAGCTACAACGGCACCCTCTCCGAAGCCCTGCGTGAAGTGGCGGATGCCGTGACCAGCCGCAAGGCCCTGGCCGGGGAAATTGCCGCCTCCCGCGCCGCAGTCGCTGCCGCCGAGGAGGCGCATCGACTCGTCAGCAAGCGCTACCAGGGCAAGTTGGCCACTTACCTGGATGTGTTGTCCGCAGAGGACGAATTGATCTCGGCAAAACGCGCCCTGGCCGACATGACAAGCCGCGCCTTGGTCCTCAACGTGGCCCTGGTGCGCGCCCTTGGCGGCGGCTATCAAGCGCCCGGCAATCCAACCCCGACATCCGGTACTCCCGAATAAACCAACCAAGAGATTGAGGAGCAACTTATGAATATGCCTGTCAACGCAGTGACGTCCGAAGCCGCAACCGGGACCAAAACGGCCAGTAGCAACCGCAGCAAACGCAAGCGCCTCTTTTCCCTGCTGGCCCTTGCCATGATCGCCAGCGGGACTGGTGCGGCGAGCTACTGGGAGCTCATGGGCTCGCACTACGTCGAGACCGACAACGCCTATACCGATGTGGAATCAGCACTGGTGACCTCGGCGATCGTCGGCACCGTCGCCGACGTCAGGGTCAAGGACAGCCAGGCCGTCAAGAAAGGTGACGTCCTGGTGGTCATCGATCCCGCCGATGCCAAACTGGCGCTGGCCCAGGCCGAAGCAGCGCTCAACAGTGCCATCCGCCGGGTGAAGGGGTATGAAGCCAACGATGCACGCCTGAAAGCGCAAGTGGCTGCAAGCGAAGAGGAAGAGAAACGCGCCTCTGCACAGTTGGCTTCCGCCCAGGCCGACTTCGAACGGGCCGCCACCGACCTCAAGCGCCGCCAGGCATTGGCGAGCTCAGGCGCCATTTCCGGCGACGAATTGACCAAGGTCCAGAACCTTTACGCCTCGGCCGAGGCCCAGCTGAATGCCGCCAAAGCCGCGGTGGCGCAAGCCAGTGCCAGCCACGCAGCCGCCCTTGCCGCCAAGCAGGCCAATGCCGTGCTGATCGAAGGCGCCGCCCTTGATGATAACCCCGAAGTGGCGTTGGCCCGCGCCAAACGCGACCAGGCCAAGCTGGATCTGGACAGGACCATCATCCGCTCCCCGGTCGACGGCATAGTGGCCCGCCGCGAGGTCGAGCTTGGCCAGCGTGTCCAGCCGTCGGCCCCATTGGTCACTGTGGTTCCGATCCAGAACATGCACGTCAACGCCAACTTCAAGGAAGTTCAGCTGAAAGATGTGCGCGTCGGCCAACGGGTCGAACTGGTCAGCGATATCTACGGTGAAGACGTCGTTTACCACGGTACAGTCACGGGTTTCGACGGTGGCACAGGCGCGGCCTTTGCGTTGATCCCGGCACAGAACGCCACCGGCAACTGGATCAAGGTGGTGCAGCGCCTGCCGGTAAGGGTGCAGCTCGACCCCGCCGAACTGCAAGCCCATCCGCTGCGAGTCGGCTTGACGATGACGGCAAAGGTCGATCTCAGCGACAGGTCCTGACGAGGAGCCCAAGATGTCAAACACTCCGACTGCTCGCAAAGACATTCCCGCCTTGCAAGGCGGGATGCTCTGGGTCGGCGCCATCATTCTGGCAATGTCCAACTTTTTTGCCGTGCTCAACATGACCATCGCCAACGTCACCCAGCCGAACATGGCTGGGGCCCTTGGCGCCAGTACCAGCCAGGGCACTTGGATCATCACCGCCTATGCCGTGGCGGAAGCCATCACAGTGCCCATGACCGGCTGGCTCACCTCCCGCTTCGGCGGAGTCAGGGTGTTTTCGGTGGCGGTGTTCACCTTCGGCGTAGCCTCGCTGCTGTGCGGCATGTCCACCTCTCTGAACATGCTGCTGCTGATGCGCGTGCTCCAGGGCATGGCCGGCGGTCCCATCATGGCGCTGTCCCAGACCCTGTTGCTGCGCATCTTCCCCAAGGACAAGGCCATGTTGGCAACTGGCCTTTGGGCTATGACCAGCTTGCTGGCGCCCGTGTGTGGCCCTGTGCTGGGCGGCTGGATCTGTGACAACTACAGCTGGCCATGGGTCTATCTCATCAACGTGCCTTTTGCCTTGGCCTTTGGCGTGTTCGCCTGGGCTCTGCTCAAACGCTATGAGGATCCGCTGGTCAGGGACAAGATGGACGTCGTCGGCTTCATCTTATTGGTTATCTGGGTCGCAGCCCTGCAGATCATGCTCGATGAGGGCAAAGACCTCGACTGGTTCGCCTCAGACGAGATCCGCATCCTGGCCACCGTCGCCGTGATCGGTTTCGTCAGTTTCCTCATTTGGGAACTCACCGAAGAGCATCCCATCGTCAACCTGCGCGTCTTCCGCCACCGTGGTTTCAGCGCCAGCATGGTGGTGTTGGCCCTGGCCTTCGGCTGCTTCTTCGGCCTCAACGTGCTGACGCCCATGTGGCTGCAATCCAACATGGGCTACACCACCACCTGGTCAGGCATTGTCGTGGCCTGGGGGGGACTGCTCTCGGTCATCTTCTCGCCGATCTCGGCCAATCTGTCGAACCGGATCGATTCGCGCTGGCTGATCTTCATCGGCTGCGCCTGGTTGGGCTGCGACACGCTGTGGCGGGCAATTGCCACACCGGACATGGACCTGTGGTCCATCTGCCTGCCGCTGTTCTTCATGGGGGTAGGCATGCCGCTCTACTACATTCCCATCACCGGACTGGCCATGGGCTCTGTTGAGGAGGAGGAGATGGCCTCGGCGGCTGGCCTGATGAACTTCGTGCGGACCATCGCCGGCGCCTTTGCCACCTCCCTGGTCACCACCTTCTGGCAGGACCGCCGCTACATCGCCCACGACCAACTCACCAGCGTCATCGATCCGACCGGCCAATTCCACGTGCTGGTCCAGCAGGTACCGTCCCTGGTTGGTGAGTTCGGCCGCGATGCGCTCGACAAGGCGGTGACGGGGCAAAGCATGATGCTGGCCACCAACGGCCTGATGCTGAGCATCGCCGTCATCTTCTTCGTATCGGCGTTCGCCATCGCCCTGGCTCCCAAGGCTGCCCGGACCGTGGACGCCGCCTCGGTAGGACACTGACGAAATTTGAACGACAACCGGAACCGGTCTGAGCCTAGGCCGGTTCCGCCGCTGCGATCCCTAACACAACTGTCAAAGCAACTCTGACGAGAGGCCTGCATGCGCAACAACCTACCTGTCACCAACCAGGCTCGACACCTTGATCCCAGGCGGCCTCTGGTCAGCGTAACCGACCTTAGGGGCAACATCCTGCACGCCAATCCGGCCTTTATCGACGTCAGTGGTTTCACCCCTGAAGAACTGGTAGGGCACCCGCACAACATCATCCGCCATCCGGACATGCCGCCTGAGGCCTTCGCCGATATGTGGCGCACCATCAAGTCCGATTTCCCCTGGCGTGGGCTGGTGAAGAACCGCTGCAAGAACGGCGACTACTACTGGGTCGATGCCTATGTCACCCCCGTCTTCGAGCAAGGGCAGAAAACCGGCTACATGTCGGTGCGTGTTCGGCCAGAGCCACAGCAGATCGCCAGAGCTGAAGCGCTGTACGCCGCCGTCAGGCGGGGCGAAGCTCCCTTCCCTGCCACGCGTTACCGGCGAGACCTGTCGCTGACGGCAAGGGTGGCGCTGCTGGCTCTTTGCCCGTCCATCTGTTTCTGCGCCGCTCTCCTGATGAGCGGCCCTTGGCGTTGGCTCGCTGGCCTTGCCGGCGTCGCTTCAGCCCTTGCCCTCGGGCTGTGGATGGGACTTGGCATCCTGTCACCACTGAAACGGATCGGCGATGCCATGAGCCGTATTGCGGCCGGGGACTTGCGCTTCGAGCTAGACACCAGAGCAGCCACGGAGTTTACCCACTTGCTGCTCGGCTTCCAGTCAATGAAGGTCCATCTTCGCGCCATGTTTGCCGACATGCTGGGGATAGCGGGCGACATCGAAACACAATCCAATGCCCTCAATAACCAGGTCGAGACGGCTACCCAACGCATACGTCAGGGGGCAGACAGTGTCAGTATGATGGCTGCAGCCACAGAAGAGCTGTCTGCGTCGGTCACTGAGATATCCCACTCCACGCGCCACAGTGCCGATCACGCAACAGCTGCTGCCGGCCAGGTAGACCTGGGCGTTAGCCAGATCTGTGCAACCCTGGAGGCCTCACGGGGGGTGGAGGCGCGGATGGATAATTCGCAACAGCTGATCACCGAATTGGAAGCTGAGGTGAGTTCGATAAAACAACTTGCGCTGATCATCAAGGAGATTGCTGACCAGACCAATCTCCTTGCCTTGAACGCGGCGATCGAGGCGGCGCGCGCCGGCGAATCGGGGCGTGGTTTCGCGGTGGTAGCGGACGAGGTACGCAAGCTGGCAGAAAGGACCAGCGGCAGCACAGTTGAGATCGCGACAGCGGTGGAACGCATAGACACCTGTACTGCCAAGACCCTCGCTGCCATGGCAGCGGCTTCGAAGGAGATGCTGCGTAGCAATGACATGATGGAAGAGAGCCGGCGCACCTACGACGCGATCAAGGTGGCCAACCATGACATCCAATCATCTGCGCACAGCATCGCTGAAATGCTTGGGCAACAGGAGCTTGCCTCTACCGAGGTCGCGGGAAATATAGAGCAGATCAGCCTATTGATGGTGCAAAACAGCAGCAGCGTCGAGTCCATCCGTGAGGCGGCGGCCCGGTTGGGGGAAACCGCGCACCAACTGCACCATATGACCAGCCGCTTCGAAAATTCGCTTTAGGGCCAGAGCAGCCATGACAGAACATTCGCTTGAGGCCCCTGCTGTAGTGGGCAGAGCCGGCGCCCTCTTCGCGCTTCCCAAAGATGAGTGGGGACGCATCCTTTGGAAGGAGATAGGGTGCACCTGCCCTATCGTCGAACAGACTCTGCATTACCTGATGCATCACGACTTACAGACGGGGTTGCCCAACCTGGATCTGCTGATGGAGAAGACAAACCGCGCCCTTAACCAAGGAGAACCCTGTGCTCTACTGTTCTTAAAGGTGAACGGGATCGTCGAGATCGGCGAATACCAGGGGGTAGCGGCTGCACTCCATGCCCTACGCACCTGCTCCGACCGCATCAGGCAGGTCATCAAAGGCCGTGGCTTTGCCGCCCATATTCACGGAGAGCTCTTTGCTATCGTCTGTGATGAACCAGAACCCTTGCTGTTGGCCGAACAGCTTTGGACGACGCTGGGCAGCCCCATCCCTTGGCAACAGGATGTCTTCCAATTGAGCGTTGCTGTAGGAGTTGTGCCTGGACGGTACGGCAACGGTACGGCGGAAAGCTTGAGATACTGGTCGAGCATGTAACGCACAGCAGCAACGGTATAGCGGTCTTAGATAAAGACGATAAGTTCATCTTTTACAACCGTACCTTCATCTCGCTGTTCGGTCTTGAAGAGCACCCAGTGCTGGGACACAGTTTCAACGACCTGCTGCTCTGGATGCATGCCAAGGGAGTTGGCGCCAATACCCATGGGGCTACAACCGAGGAATGGCTTGAGTTCGTGCATGGGCAGTTCAGGTCTGTCAGCTTCCGCCATTTCGAAGTGGACCTTGTTGACGGCCGCTGGCTGCTGATGACTGAGCAGCTCAATAAGAGTGGAGAGGTCGTTCTGGTCTGTAACGACATCACGGGTTCAAAAGAAACAGAGCAGGCGCTGAGAAGAGCACAAAAAGAGTTGGAACGATTGGCATTAACAGACGAATTGACCAACGTGCCCAATCGGCGTCACTTCATGCAACAGCTGGGAAATGAGCACCAGCGCGCCTTGCGCCACAGACACCCAACAAGCCTGGCGGCCATTGACCTGGACCACTTCAAAAAAATAAATGACCTATATGGCCATGCTTCAGGGCGTTGTTTCCCAAATCCGGTGAACCAATCCGCCTGACTGTGATCCGATCCCCGACGTATCGATGGGGAACAGCAGATGGGTCAGGCTAAACGCACTATCACCAATTGGGCAGACTACAACCGCGCCTTGGTTAACCGAGGCTCATTAACCTTCTGGATGGATGAAGCGGCTACCCGCCATTGGCATTGCCAACAGCATCACGGCGGTCGGGGTCGTGGTTTCGAATACAGCGACACCGCCATCGAGACAGCGCTGATGCTCAAGGGCCTGTTCGACCTGCCGCTGCGTGCCTTGGAAGGCTTTATCAACTCGCTATTCCAGTTGATGGAACTGCCGTTGACCTCGCCCAGTTACAGCTGCATCAGCAAGCGCGCCAAGACGGTCAACATCCGCTACCGCCTGCCCAGCAAGGGCCCAGTTGCCCACCTGGTTATCGACGCCACCGGGCTCAAGGTCTATGGCGAAGGCGAGTGGAAGCAACGCAAGTACGGCAAGGAGAAGCGCCGTGTCTGGCGCAAGCTACACCTGGCCGTCGATGCGCAGACCCATGAGGCTATCGCCGCCGAAGTCAGCCTGGAAAACGTCGGTGATAGCGAGGTACTGCCCGGCCTGCTCAATCCTCTGCGCCGCCGTATCGACCAAGTCAGCGCCGACGGGGCTTACGACAGCAGAGCCTGCCACCGGCTACTGCAAAGAAAAGGCGCCAAAGCCAGCATCCCGCCTCGCAAGACAGCGGGGTACTGGGAGCAAGGTCACCCAAGGAACGAGGCAGTGGCGGCGCTGAAAGCCGGGCAACTGGCCGAGTGGAAAAGGGAAAGCGGCTATCACCAACGCTCAAAAGCGGAAACGGCTATGTCGCGATACAAGCAGCTCATCAGCCCGAAGCTGAGTCTGCGCGACTACAACGGCCAAGTGGCAGAGGCTTTGGCTGGGGTGAAGGTGATGAACAAAATGCTGGGCCTCGGCATGCCTGTTCGCCAGGTCAGTTAAGGGCAGCAAGCCCTTTAGGAGCAGGCTTTCCAGGCTCTGATTTGATCAACAACGCCATGCTTCAGGCGACACT
This region includes:
- a CDS encoding GGDEF domain-containing protein → MATGCLPIERCCRSCAWTVRQRYGGKLEILVEHVTHSSNGIAVLDKDDKFIFYNRTFISLFGLEEHPVLGHSFNDLLLWMHAKGVGANTHGATTEEWLEFVHGQFRSVSFRHFEVDLVDGRWLLMTEQLNKSGEVVLVCNDITGSKETEQALRRAQKELERLALTDELTNVPNRRHFMQQLGNEHQRALRHRHPTSLAAIDLDHFKKINDLYGHASGRCFPNPVNQSA
- a CDS encoding DHA2 family efflux MFS transporter permease subunit, translated to MSNTPTARKDIPALQGGMLWVGAIILAMSNFFAVLNMTIANVTQPNMAGALGASTSQGTWIITAYAVAEAITVPMTGWLTSRFGGVRVFSVAVFTFGVASLLCGMSTSLNMLLLMRVLQGMAGGPIMALSQTLLLRIFPKDKAMLATGLWAMTSLLAPVCGPVLGGWICDNYSWPWVYLINVPFALAFGVFAWALLKRYEDPLVRDKMDVVGFILLVIWVAALQIMLDEGKDLDWFASDEIRILATVAVIGFVSFLIWELTEEHPIVNLRVFRHRGFSASMVVLALAFGCFFGLNVLTPMWLQSNMGYTTTWSGIVVAWGGLLSVIFSPISANLSNRIDSRWLIFIGCAWLGCDTLWRAIATPDMDLWSICLPLFFMGVGMPLYYIPITGLAMGSVEEEEMASAAGLMNFVRTIAGAFATSLVTTFWQDRRYIAHDQLTSVIDPTGQFHVLVQQVPSLVGEFGRDALDKAVTGQSMMLATNGLMLSIAVIFFVSAFAIALAPKAARTVDAASVGH
- a CDS encoding TetR/AcrR family transcriptional regulator, which encodes MKKRNTKRQTILETAYRLFRNKGFDATSVSEISAEVGGSKATIYNHFPSKEVLFVECMMAATEDYISSIIALLDQSEKDPEALLRNFGDSFLSFVASSRWVAVQRLLIAEADRSGIGKLFFAKLTALRGHVEVFLEQLMASGVLRRDDPRLAASHLRALLEAEILEPLLLQATEVAPGEQEIRQAADRAVTTFIRAYAPAG
- a CDS encoding IS5 family transposase, whose protein sequence is MGQAKRTITNWADYNRALVNRGSLTFWMDEAATRHWHCQQHHGGRGRGFEYSDTAIETALMLKGLFDLPLRALEGFINSLFQLMELPLTSPSYSCISKRAKTVNIRYRLPSKGPVAHLVIDATGLKVYGEGEWKQRKYGKEKRRVWRKLHLAVDAQTHEAIAAEVSLENVGDSEVLPGLLNPLRRRIDQVSADGAYDSRACHRLLQRKGAKASIPPRKTAGYWEQGHPRNEAVAALKAGQLAEWKRESGYHQRSKAETAMSRYKQLISPKLSLRDYNGQVAEALAGVKVMNKMLGLGMPVRQVS
- a CDS encoding TetR/AcrR family transcriptional regulator, whose protein sequence is MKKRDAKRQAILDAAYRLFRTQGFDRTSVSQITVEFGGSKATVYNHFPSKEELFVECMTASAEDFITDITTQAAEQLDASGTEPEQALLDYGIRYLSFVCSPEVIEVQRLMIAEAHRSDIGRLFYAKLAALREPVEKFLSQLMASGVLRNEDPRLAAEHFRSLLEAEILEPLLLQVRTESPDEKEITVVANRAVATFLRAYVP
- a CDS encoding methyl-accepting chemotaxis protein — its product is MRNNLPVTNQARHLDPRRPLVSVTDLRGNILHANPAFIDVSGFTPEELVGHPHNIIRHPDMPPEAFADMWRTIKSDFPWRGLVKNRCKNGDYYWVDAYVTPVFEQGQKTGYMSVRVRPEPQQIARAEALYAAVRRGEAPFPATRYRRDLSLTARVALLALCPSICFCAALLMSGPWRWLAGLAGVASALALGLWMGLGILSPLKRIGDAMSRIAAGDLRFELDTRAATEFTHLLLGFQSMKVHLRAMFADMLGIAGDIETQSNALNNQVETATQRIRQGADSVSMMAAATEELSASVTEISHSTRHSADHATAAAGQVDLGVSQICATLEASRGVEARMDNSQQLITELEAEVSSIKQLALIIKEIADQTNLLALNAAIEAARAGESGRGFAVVADEVRKLAERTSGSTVEIATAVERIDTCTAKTLAAMAAASKEMLRSNDMMEESRRTYDAIKVANHDIQSSAHSIAEMLGQQELASTEVAGNIEQISLLMVQNSSSVESIREAAARLGETAHQLHHMTSRFENSL
- a CDS encoding GGDEF domain-containing protein, producing MTEHSLEAPAVVGRAGALFALPKDEWGRILWKEIGCTCPIVEQTLHYLMHHDLQTGLPNLDLLMEKTNRALNQGEPCALLFLKVNGIVEIGEYQGVAAALHALRTCSDRIRQVIKGRGFAAHIHGELFAIVCDEPEPLLLAEQLWTTLGSPIPWQQDVFQLSVAVGVVPGRYGNGTAESLRYWSSM
- a CDS encoding efflux transporter outer membrane subunit, which translates into the protein MNNIRFPLSSVNRCLLWAWLTAGVVAASGCAQIPDLGPAPQLKAAGQLATVKSFSAPFAHWPGDHWWESFGDTQLNELIEEALRGSPDLALAQARLRKAGAAVQGAGAPLLPQVSANAAFTQEKQSYNALMPRSAVPQGWNDYGQATLDLTWELDFWGKNRAALAAAISTQQAAQAELAQTRLVLSTSIASAYAELAHLFTVLDTAEATLSISTKTVELFQQRHQQGLENLASLKQVEARQSAAQAALLLAKERVALQRNAIAALLGAGPDRGLAITRPTARLTDPKGLPANLALELIGRRPDIVAARRLTEAAAKRIDQQKAGFYPSVNLVAFAGYQSLGIDNLTKSGSDIGAVGPAISLPIFNTARLQGQLRGARADYDAAVASYNGTLSEALREVADAVTSRKALAGEIAASRAAVAAAEEAHRLVSKRYQGKLATYLDVLSAEDELISAKRALADMTSRALVLNVALVRALGGGYQAPGNPTPTSGTPE
- a CDS encoding HlyD family secretion protein: MNMPVNAVTSEAATGTKTASSNRSKRKRLFSLLALAMIASGTGAASYWELMGSHYVETDNAYTDVESALVTSAIVGTVADVRVKDSQAVKKGDVLVVIDPADAKLALAQAEAALNSAIRRVKGYEANDARLKAQVAASEEEEKRASAQLASAQADFERAATDLKRRQALASSGAISGDELTKVQNLYASAEAQLNAAKAAVAQASASHAAALAAKQANAVLIEGAALDDNPEVALARAKRDQAKLDLDRTIIRSPVDGIVARREVELGQRVQPSAPLVTVVPIQNMHVNANFKEVQLKDVRVGQRVELVSDIYGEDVVYHGTVTGFDGGTGAAFALIPAQNATGNWIKVVQRLPVRVQLDPAELQAHPLRVGLTMTAKVDLSDRS